A stretch of the Solanum stenotomum isolate F172 unplaced genomic scaffold, ASM1918654v1 scaffold15781, whole genome shotgun sequence genome encodes the following:
- the LOC125850250 gene encoding pentatricopeptide repeat-containing protein At4g19220, mitochondrial, whose protein sequence is MKKLSKYGYKALFFCPSLSNKISQHVPPLHLSSHTLFPKDNFFITYGKAQVCAYTSPATHQLFDKIPQRRIQDFKNGKGDEIFELVNMVKEKPDILTASQVHGLVLKVGMLAHLPTVTTFLIIYSRSKNLSTSLTLFAEIINKDIVTWNAIMTACIENNFFGFAVNIFAEMVNEGKQFDSATLVIVISALSNMRELRKGLVVHCLTMKMGMLLDSILGNALIDFYAKCSHLSSSECVFLEIECKDVVSWNSVISGCLYNGHPEKSLLYFKQMATLEKGADSVSLSCAIAASACLDEFGCGQAIHGWGIKLGYEERRHLSVANSLISLYSQCGDADAAEYIFNKMEYTDIITWNSMINGFALNGKISDAFDALHEMQFIRTTEPDAVTLISIIPLVAEFMLLRDGKAMHAFTMRRDMGAELSMMNALMDMYFNCGRVKDAEQLFLNMPKKDKVSWNTIISGYSQNGWCREAQSLLKKFHSGNSECSLSTLLGILPACDSPNLIQFGKLIHSWEVKLGFVNNVILVNSLMYMYICCGDLVASFKLLEEIAYTADVDSWNTVISGCTQNGHFWEALNAFKLMRLKSNIIHDTITLVNIIPAFGNLELTCEGKSIHALALKTSAGQDIRVQNALTTMYGKLSDMESATSVFELCLYHNLCSWNCMISALAQNKNSKEAIEFFRLLEFEPDEITMATILSACRQLGIIRHGKQIHAHLIRSGFYINAFVSAALVDMYSSCGRLDIAHQVFQSSAERSIAAWNSMISAYGFHSNGQKAIDIFHEMIDSGLTPSKVTFINLLTACSHTGLVDQGFWYYNHMLDEFGVQRSTEHHVCVVDMLGRSGRLHKAYNFIKELPSPPDPGIWGALLSACNYHGDLQLGKEVASILFSLEPENVGYHLALSNIYVATGSWKEAGELRDIVHIKGLKKSAAYSIIDLGSS, encoded by the coding sequence ATGAAAAAGCTGTCCAAATATGGATATAAAGCTCTTTTCTTTTGCCCATCGCTGTCCAACAAAATCTCTCAACATGTACCACCTTTGCACCTCTCCTCTCATACGCTTTTCCCCAAAGATAACTTCTTTATTACATATGGGAAAGCTCAAGTTTGTGCTTACACTTCCCCTGCCACCCACCAGTTGTTTGACAAAATACCACAACGAAGAATTCAAGATTTCAAGAATggcaaaggggatgaaatattTGAACTTGTTAACATGGTTAAAGAAAAGCCTGATATCTTAACTGCTTCACAAGTACATGGCTTAGTGCTTAAAGTAGGCATGCTTGCTCATTTGCCCACTGTTACTACATTCCTCATTATCTACTCAAGATCCAAGAATTTAAGCACGTCATTGACCCTTTTTGCTGAAATTATCAATAAAGATATAGTTACCTGGAATGCTATCATGACAGCATGTATAGAGaacaatttttttggatttgcAGTGAATATCTTTGCTGAAATGGTGAATGAAGGAAAGCAGTTCGATTCTGCCACGCTTGTTATTGTAATTTCTGCATTATCTAACATGAGAGAGTTGAGAAAGGGATTGGTTGTTCATTGTTTAACTATGAAAATGGGAATGCTTTTGGATTCAATTTTGGGAAATGCTCTGAttgatttttatgcaaaatGTAGTCATTTGAGCTCATCGGAGTGTGTATTTCTCGAAATAGAATGTAAAGATGTTGTTTCCTGGAATTCAGTTATTAGTGGTTGTCTTTATAATGGTCATCCTGAGAAGTCTTTGTTATACTTCAAGCAGATGGCAACTTTGGAAAAAGGTGCTGATAGTGTGAGTCTCTCTTGTGCTATTGCTGCTTCTGCATGTTTAGATGAGTTTGGTTGTGGTCAGGCTATTCATGGATGGGGTATAAAGCTAGGATATGAGGAGAGGCGCCACCTTTCAGTGGCAAATTCCCTCATTTCATTGTATTCCCAATGTGGGGACGCTGATGCTGCTGAATATATCTTTAATAAAATGGAATATACGGATATAATAACATGGAATTCAATGATAAATGGATTCGCTTTGAATGGAAAAATTAGTGATGCATTTGATGCTCTTCATGAAATGCAGTTCATAAGGACCACAGAACCGGATGCTGTGACATTAATTTCCATTATTCCGTTAGTTGCAGAATTCATGCTATTGAGAGACGGGAAAGCTATGCATGCCTTTACCATGCGAAGAGATATGGGAGCAGAACTCTCGATGATGAATGCTCTCATGGATATGTATTTTAACTGCGGAAGGGTCAAGGACGCTGAGCAGCTTTTCTTAAATATGCCAAAGAAAGATAAAGTTTCATGGAATACCATAATCTCTGGGTATTCCCAGAATGGCTGGTGTAGAGAAGCTCAGTCATTGCTTAAGAAGTTCCACAGTGGGAACTCAGAATGCAGCCTGTCGACTCTCTTGGGAATTCTTCCTGCTTGTGATTCCCCCAACTTGATTCAATTTGGAAAGTTGATCCATTCGTGGGAGGTGAAGTTGGGATTTGTAAATAATGTCATCTTAGTAAATTCGTTGATGTACATGTATATTTGTTGTGGAGATCTAGTAGCTTCTTTCAAATTGCTGGAGGAGATAGCTTATACTGCTGATGTGGATAGCTGGAATACTGTGATTTCGGGATGCACACAGAATGGCCACTTCTGGGAAGCTTTAAATGCTTTCAAGTTAATGAGACTCAAATCAAATATCATCCATGATACTATTACTCTAGTCAATATCATACCAGCCTTTGGAAATCTTGAATTGACATGTGAAGGAAAGTCAATTCATGCCCTAGCTTTAAAGACCTCAGCTGGTCAAGATATTCGTGTGCAGAATGCTCTCACTACTATGTATGGAAAATTGAGTGACATGGAAAGTGCAACATCAGTGTTTGAACTTTGCTTATATCATAACTTATGCTCTTGGAACTGCATGATATCTGCTTTAGCTcagaacaaaaattctaaagAAGCAATAGAATTTTTCCGTTTGCTTGAGTTTGAACCAGATGAGATCACCATGGCTACCATTCTTTCAGCTTGTCGGCAACTTGGAATTATTAGACATGGCAAACAGATCCATGCACACCTCATCCGATCTGGTTTTTACATAAATGCTTTTGTATCAGCTGCTCTTGTGGATATGTATAGCAGTTGTGGCAGGTTAGACATTGCTCATCAGGTATTCCAGAGTTCAGCGGAGAGATCTATTGCAGCTTGGAATTCAATGATTTCTGCATATGGTTTCCACAGCAATGGTCAGAAAGCAATTGACATCTTTCATGAGATGATTGATTCGGGACTTACTCCGTCTAAAGTCACATTTATCAACTTATTAACAGCTTGCAGCCATACAGGGCTTGTTGACCAAGGCTTCTGGTATTACAAtcatatgcttgatgagtttggAGTTCAACGTTCGACAGAGCATCATGTCTGCGTGGTTGATATGTTAGGCCGATCAGGGAGGCTGCACAAggcatataattttataaaagagCTTCCAAGCCCACCTGATCCAGGAATCTGGGGTGCTTTGCTCAGTGCTTGCAATTATCATGGCGATCTTCAATTAGGGAAAGAAGTAGCAAGTATACTGTTTTCGTTGGAACCTGAGAATGTTGGATATCATCTTGCATTATCCAACATATATGTTGCTACTGGAAGCTGGAAGGAAGCTGGAGAGTTGAGGGACATTGTTCACATAAAAGGGTTAAAGAAATCTGCTGCTTATAGTATTATTGATCTTGGCTCCAGCTGA